One genomic segment of Vibrio azureus includes these proteins:
- the traN gene encoding conjugal transfer protein TraN, with translation MLRDRFDGVVGRLISYVVMITTTLLPLRMAYAQQEFDQAIANANSFGQSMLNQRANPTYDAEGNLLVDGQVYMSQKQITGQRDNDYLPAGVDVYGSDAQTIMQGQAAQKKYEEKTLATAETSGERAYHILKKSISNQKPDLTNDPIWAATDDVFNNLEVIAQDFANCTIDKELVSNGKSYHVPVYKTCERLPAIEDNYSIFHEYEVGVIKHHSGATNIASCGDGCTTLWLGTIGDNYWSGNCTIYEQEMQVEVIQPQAIQSAIVDYAKFDDWFQIYLNGEKVYNGPYPDQFPPETDGRCELSNSWVKRPNINVLNSFRSIPEKGILTFKNRTSVSGNGEGYAKITINYDASDLVYAESWSDQEQIDKAYAIKKQADDGFCEASFTCANMPATVDENGCAVINGIRVCEENFDDNPLSDLGISPFCQRIDIESNCGFNEGQICTTNIEGVETCFDNDTVENNQCAQYENDSTCSYIKTECVEGAEGASGECYVQLDTYDCGFDASTGTTHEEEVLRCDGQIQCIGESCYSPERDLANNDFGEVNAYLEMLRYAQADMTCEGIPERPFDPVNPPDRYEPVPSCPAGSVYDKTSGKCLAQTACTYSDNDFFAVSRRDGIQVLLNNMVVANEPSVLTCTTLIKNDSAYTCGEARKNVGTDTFYEVCTNTVSEPTPNTCPSDEHELNENTGYCEVPPIVTCSDGFMLHQGNDLWSSEDDFCRLETPVTYNCDKLHENYNPETGVCEGLLYDVATCDDPMDLVNDICTATLTKPVKCPSGQSFNSSTGRCSQTLYSRAQCPSGSSLSNDRCNGLLVQNASCPSGQTLKGGMCSATLTSAALCRQGGRLREGKCQGIDTHPFGCKSGFELKGLKCVSKDAECRGPTSNNRCSYTTGSQFGSTSYYWNGEEIRGMWAALKVGLSCSLPGTKVGEFECTNMSSGRKKICEIWESTICHSPVESPCNAIDGFVIGDGSQGLCGKSYSEPPLCQAGYGYNIETNKCEKTINSNPICDTGYHFNLTTNKCELEIDTSPICTTGYSYDPVANKCKRIVESEPQCQTGYEYQDGFCYKEISSAPNCPDGYAYSTITGQCELATSTQPRLSCDTEGTSYHAPSNTCRLEVDVEQSCPSSFPVWSDDENRCMSGSLSPLAKVRTKLESNADIDGNNPNEAQALIAYAVAPFSYLASALLPTAYAEEVAEPEGSVTQDTMNAYIGEKFEYAAQTFDYQKAMFAQGQSQLLGGMSSSAPSDGQGTTNVQCELFKGEAMECKQAVGGMQDCCESPVTVSLGDYITLTRHMMSMDSITGQVFGLEGYTGVWDIASNWASEATSTAFDAVQSTFTSGADVVAQQGTEVVGEGAVNAIAQSMMSYTNTFLTETFGAEVAGMFFQQAGIDSAGNAILGASPQMAAAGQALMYCYYAYLAYVVFNLLVNIIFACEEEELDLAMKVELLSAHYLGSYCKTEVLGACLEKRKSYCAYDSPLSRILMEQIYQQPQMGLSWGSAKNPNCSGLSIEDIGNVDWDQVNLDEWVGILIETDNFIQDDVIDIERLTGRGSLLNYGETPETERQNVLEKNTERFDAIDVDEVRRDAYEDAWNEQHN, from the coding sequence ATGTTAAGAGATAGGTTTGATGGGGTCGTAGGGCGACTAATTAGCTACGTGGTTATGATCACAACCACTTTATTACCGTTACGCATGGCATATGCTCAGCAGGAGTTTGACCAGGCTATAGCTAATGCGAACTCATTTGGTCAATCTATGCTTAATCAGAGAGCAAACCCTACCTATGATGCTGAAGGTAATCTTCTGGTAGATGGGCAAGTGTACATGAGCCAGAAGCAAATTACGGGGCAACGTGATAACGATTATCTACCGGCAGGGGTAGATGTGTATGGGTCTGATGCGCAAACCATCATGCAGGGACAAGCCGCGCAAAAAAAGTATGAGGAAAAAACTCTAGCTACGGCTGAAACATCTGGCGAACGCGCTTACCACATTCTAAAGAAATCAATCTCAAACCAAAAACCTGACTTAACGAATGATCCTATTTGGGCAGCTACAGACGATGTGTTCAATAATCTAGAAGTCATTGCTCAAGATTTTGCTAATTGCACAATTGATAAAGAGTTAGTGTCCAATGGGAAGTCCTACCATGTTCCAGTGTATAAGACATGTGAGCGACTGCCAGCAATTGAAGATAACTACAGCATTTTTCATGAGTATGAAGTAGGGGTGATTAAGCATCATTCAGGTGCAACGAACATTGCTTCTTGTGGTGATGGCTGTACGACACTATGGCTAGGTACTATTGGAGACAATTATTGGTCTGGAAATTGTACTATCTATGAACAAGAAATGCAGGTTGAGGTAATCCAGCCTCAAGCCATTCAATCTGCAATTGTTGACTACGCAAAATTTGATGACTGGTTTCAAATTTATCTTAATGGTGAAAAGGTTTATAACGGACCATACCCCGATCAGTTCCCGCCTGAAACTGATGGACGCTGTGAGCTGAGCAATAGTTGGGTAAAAAGACCAAACATTAACGTACTGAACTCTTTTCGTAGTATACCAGAGAAAGGAATCCTGACATTTAAGAATAGAACGTCCGTGTCGGGCAACGGTGAAGGATATGCCAAAATTACGATTAACTACGATGCTAGTGACTTGGTCTATGCAGAAAGTTGGTCAGACCAAGAGCAGATCGATAAAGCCTACGCGATAAAGAAGCAAGCAGATGATGGCTTTTGTGAAGCTTCATTTACTTGTGCGAATATGCCAGCCACCGTTGATGAAAACGGATGCGCCGTGATTAACGGTATACGAGTGTGCGAAGAAAACTTTGATGACAATCCACTATCTGACTTGGGCATTAGTCCATTTTGTCAGCGTATTGATATCGAGAGCAATTGTGGTTTTAACGAGGGGCAAATCTGTACAACCAATATCGAAGGTGTAGAAACTTGCTTTGACAACGATACCGTTGAAAACAACCAATGTGCTCAGTATGAAAATGACTCTACATGTAGTTATATCAAAACAGAGTGTGTTGAAGGAGCCGAAGGTGCTAGCGGTGAATGTTACGTGCAGCTAGATACTTACGATTGTGGTTTCGATGCTTCGACGGGTACGACACACGAAGAAGAAGTTTTGCGCTGTGATGGCCAGATTCAATGTATTGGTGAATCTTGTTATAGCCCTGAACGTGATTTGGCGAACAATGATTTTGGTGAGGTTAACGCCTATCTTGAAATGCTTCGCTATGCGCAAGCAGACATGACTTGCGAAGGTATACCGGAGCGACCATTTGATCCAGTCAATCCACCTGATAGATATGAGCCGGTTCCCAGTTGTCCCGCTGGTTCAGTGTACGATAAAACTTCTGGTAAATGTTTGGCTCAAACAGCATGTACTTATTCAGATAACGACTTCTTTGCCGTAAGCCGCCGTGATGGTATCCAAGTCCTACTCAACAACATGGTTGTTGCAAACGAACCCAGCGTTCTGACTTGTACAACGCTCATCAAAAATGACTCAGCTTACACTTGCGGTGAAGCTCGTAAAAATGTTGGTACAGATACGTTTTATGAGGTGTGTACCAACACAGTAAGCGAACCTACCCCAAACACTTGCCCTTCAGATGAGCATGAACTGAATGAAAACACTGGTTACTGTGAAGTTCCTCCTATCGTAACCTGTTCCGATGGGTTCATGCTGCACCAAGGCAATGATCTATGGAGCTCCGAAGATGATTTTTGCCGCCTAGAAACTCCGGTGACTTACAATTGTGACAAATTACACGAAAACTATAATCCTGAAACGGGGGTTTGTGAGGGGCTACTGTATGACGTTGCCACTTGTGATGATCCAATGGATTTGGTTAATGATATTTGTACTGCGACTCTAACAAAACCTGTGAAATGTCCTTCAGGTCAATCATTCAATTCATCAACTGGACGTTGTAGCCAGACTCTTTATAGCAGAGCTCAGTGTCCGTCAGGCTCTTCATTATCCAATGACCGTTGTAATGGTCTGTTAGTACAAAACGCCTCTTGTCCGTCAGGTCAGACTTTGAAGGGTGGTATGTGTAGTGCCACATTGACATCAGCTGCACTATGTCGTCAGGGTGGCAGGCTACGTGAGGGAAAGTGTCAAGGTATAGATACGCACCCTTTCGGTTGTAAGTCTGGATTTGAGTTAAAGGGACTTAAATGTGTAAGTAAGGATGCAGAATGTAGAGGGCCAACATCGAATAACCGATGCAGTTACACGACCGGCAGTCAATTTGGGTCTACTTCGTATTATTGGAATGGCGAAGAAATTAGAGGTATGTGGGCTGCGTTGAAAGTGGGGTTAAGTTGTAGTCTGCCGGGTACTAAAGTTGGCGAATTTGAGTGCACTAATATGAGCTCTGGCCGGAAAAAAATATGTGAAATATGGGAGTCTACAATCTGCCACAGTCCTGTAGAGTCCCCGTGTAATGCAATTGACGGATTTGTTATAGGGGATGGTTCTCAAGGGTTGTGTGGAAAGTCTTATAGTGAGCCTCCTTTATGTCAAGCGGGCTATGGGTACAACATTGAAACAAATAAATGTGAAAAAACAATAAATAGCAACCCTATTTGCGACACCGGATACCATTTTAATTTAACAACGAATAAGTGCGAATTGGAAATTGATACCTCACCAATTTGCACTACAGGATACAGTTATGACCCTGTGGCGAATAAGTGTAAGAGGATTGTTGAAAGTGAACCCCAATGCCAAACTGGATATGAGTACCAGGATGGATTTTGCTACAAAGAGATATCGTCAGCCCCAAACTGTCCTGATGGGTATGCGTACAGCACTATTACTGGTCAGTGTGAATTAGCAACTAGCACTCAACCCAGATTGAGTTGTGACACTGAGGGTACTAGCTATCACGCCCCAAGTAATACGTGTCGATTGGAAGTTGATGTAGAGCAATCATGTCCAAGTAGTTTTCCTGTGTGGAGTGACGACGAAAACCGTTGTATGTCGGGCTCTCTTAGCCCGTTAGCAAAAGTTCGAACCAAGTTGGAGTCGAACGCAGACATTGACGGCAACAATCCTAATGAGGCTCAGGCTTTAATAGCGTATGCCGTGGCTCCTTTCTCTTATCTTGCTTCAGCACTTTTGCCGACAGCTTATGCAGAAGAAGTTGCAGAGCCAGAAGGTAGTGTCACTCAAGACACAATGAATGCATACATCGGTGAGAAGTTTGAATATGCAGCTCAAACATTTGATTACCAAAAGGCGATGTTTGCTCAAGGACAAAGCCAGCTATTAGGGGGGATGTCTAGTAGTGCACCGTCTGATGGTCAAGGTACAACGAATGTTCAATGTGAACTGTTTAAAGGTGAGGCAATGGAATGCAAGCAAGCGGTTGGTGGCATGCAGGACTGTTGTGAATCGCCAGTCACCGTTTCGCTTGGTGATTACATCACTTTGACAAGACACATGATGAGTATGGACTCCATCACAGGGCAGGTGTTTGGCTTAGAGGGATATACGGGAGTTTGGGACATCGCTTCAAATTGGGCTAGCGAAGCCACTAGTACAGCTTTTGATGCAGTACAGAGCACATTTACGTCTGGTGCTGATGTGGTTGCTCAACAAGGAACAGAAGTGGTAGGTGAAGGTGCAGTGAATGCAATTGCTCAATCTATGATGTCCTATACGAACACATTTCTAACGGAAACCTTTGGTGCTGAAGTTGCGGGGATGTTCTTTCAGCAGGCAGGGATCGATTCTGCCGGTAATGCAATACTTGGAGCATCACCGCAAATGGCCGCTGCGGGACAGGCTCTTATGTATTGCTATTATGCTTATTTGGCATATGTAGTCTTCAATTTGCTCGTAAACATAATTTTCGCCTGTGAGGAAGAAGAACTCGATTTAGCTATGAAAGTGGAGCTACTTTCAGCTCATTATCTTGGTTCGTACTGTAAGACCGAAGTTCTAGGGGCATGTCTTGAAAAGAGAAAATCATACTGTGCCTATGACTCCCCGCTATCGCGTATTTTGATGGAGCAGATATATCAGCAGCCTCAAATGGGTTTGTCTTGGGGCAGCGCGAAAAACCCAAATTGTTCGGGACTAAGCATAGAAGACATTGGCAACGTCGATTGGGATCAAGTTAATTTAGATGAATGGGTAGGGATACTGATTGAGACTGATAATTTTATTCAAGATGACGTTATTGATATTGAGCGTTTAACCGGTAGAGGTTCGTTACTAAACTATGGCGAAACCCCTGAGACAGAGCGCCAGAATGTGTTAGAGAAAAACACTGAAAGATTTGATGCAATTGATGTGGACGAAGTTCGTCGTGACGCTTATGAAGACGCTTGGAACGAGCAACATAATTGA
- a CDS encoding DUF2726 domain-containing protein codes for MENLLNNPNAWLAIALFIVLSVLIGTKGTKKHGGYKPVRNLNTKSEQNFFKQLLRKLPNGVYITCKVRLADICLPKNSNDIGAFNAIAKKHVDFVLIDQQTSEILCVIELDDRSHNSAAAKKRDRVKDSVFKSAKIPFIRVKASRSYKKEIDGILESIAKYENTNTTQAPLWDDSGKCPKCSSEKYQKIDLKGLQKGKHYYLCEVCGFSTEPIKIV; via the coding sequence ATGGAAAACTTACTGAATAATCCCAATGCTTGGTTAGCAATTGCTCTATTCATTGTACTAAGCGTATTGATTGGCACGAAAGGAACAAAGAAGCATGGTGGCTACAAACCAGTTAGAAATCTAAATACAAAGAGTGAACAAAACTTCTTCAAGCAGCTATTAAGGAAACTACCAAACGGGGTCTATATTACGTGTAAGGTGCGCTTAGCTGATATTTGCTTACCAAAAAATAGCAATGACATTGGGGCGTTCAATGCCATTGCTAAGAAGCATGTTGATTTTGTACTTATTGATCAACAAACAAGTGAGATTCTATGTGTCATTGAGCTAGATGACAGGAGTCATAACTCAGCGGCAGCGAAGAAAAGAGATAGGGTTAAGGATTCGGTTTTTAAAAGTGCTAAAATTCCATTCATTCGCGTCAAAGCATCCAGGTCATATAAAAAAGAGATCGATGGAATATTGGAAAGTATTGCCAAGTATGAGAACACAAATACCACACAGGCCCCCCTCTGGGATGATAGTGGTAAGTGTCCAAAATGCTCATCTGAGAAGTATCAAAAGATCGATTTAAAGGGATTGCAAAAGGGGAAGCACTATTATCTCTGTGAGGTTTGTGGCTTTAGCACCGAGCCTATTAAAATTGTTTAA
- a CDS encoding ATP-binding protein, producing MLPSVLFMFYKVTLETLTMLFVFLSLIGYFGFKAFENHIINRTLKSVHVKVNAMNHTINEAIIYSSKKNEKISLADSLSIKESLYSIASISPFNHSPSMLYRSVEPLLSVTLSEYGTLANHYGIKFEYDFSADSQIKVIKLCPSTLNKVLSIVLSNAISVSGKGDRIRVMTKLSQSHYSVIVLDDGSGITPATLAKIEKRETLSCGRRVDIHNRVHYGLGLISLKRLANGRDISIQSDQVDSKHCVIINIDRRTGGKAD from the coding sequence ATGCTGCCATCTGTGCTGTTTATGTTCTATAAAGTGACGCTTGAAACACTAACCATGTTATTTGTTTTTTTATCATTAATTGGCTATTTTGGCTTTAAAGCATTTGAAAATCATATTATTAACAGAACGCTTAAAAGTGTTCACGTAAAAGTTAATGCAATGAATCATACGATCAATGAGGCAATAATTTATTCTTCTAAGAAGAATGAAAAAATAAGTTTAGCTGATTCACTATCTATAAAAGAATCACTATATTCTATTGCTTCAATCAGTCCATTCAATCACAGTCCTTCCATGCTTTATCGTAGTGTCGAACCATTATTATCAGTTACATTAAGTGAATATGGCACACTGGCAAATCATTACGGTATTAAGTTCGAATACGACTTCTCCGCAGACTCACAGATTAAGGTGATAAAGTTATGCCCAAGCACTCTCAATAAGGTCTTGAGCATTGTTCTTTCAAACGCCATTAGTGTGTCAGGCAAAGGTGATAGAATAAGAGTGATGACAAAGCTATCTCAATCCCACTACTCAGTAATTGTTCTAGACGATGGTTCGGGTATAACTCCCGCAACACTTGCAAAGATAGAAAAAAGAGAAACGTTATCTTGCGGAAGGAGAGTCGATATTCATAATCGAGTCCATTATGGATTGGGACTTATATCTCTTAAGAGGCTAGCCAATGGAAGGGATATATCTATTCAGTCAGATCAAGTAGATTCAAAGCACTGTGTAATAATTAATATAGATAGAAGAACCGGCGGCAAAGCCGACTGA
- a CDS encoding ISNCY family transposase: MIVMDAKSQLTVDVIAKVALNKISILNASKLLNKSPRTIERYLRRYRTDGIRFVVHGNTGRAPANKIPVTLKKQVQALIKAKYYDFNMLHMADMLEVFEGIKVKRETLRTWAHEIHHVKRAKHRRSKVRRRRERMEAEGLMLQMDGSTHLWFGDKKSCLIAMIDDATSDVHAEFFPSETTEGCLKVMKAYIEKKGLFKTLYVDRAGIFGGPKRCHFSQMQRACEELGIEIIFANSPQGKGRIEHAFDTFQDRLVPELRLAGVTDMNSANDYLQNTFIPDYWATTLTVNAKQVRSEHRPVPKHLNLDAICIQKEYRKIRRDHTFSYGNAMYQITSPLRHSIVSQQVELRKQLDGNFTAYFADRELSIKELVEPSSRKEYGEEVQKKLDAIELAKELGNVREAARQSGCSVKSIHNNRQLLEAHGPLALKRMYGQPRHSIRIDEKTRNVVISLTLKLPHLTSIRISGEMRKRFNISISHSTVRNIWLEEKLNTRELREARAEASIIE, encoded by the coding sequence ATGATCGTTATGGATGCTAAATCCCAGCTTACCGTGGATGTCATTGCTAAAGTGGCACTTAACAAAATCTCTATTCTCAATGCCTCGAAACTGCTCAATAAATCCCCCCGAACCATTGAACGTTACCTCAGACGATACCGTACCGATGGTATTCGTTTCGTTGTTCATGGCAACACAGGAAGAGCACCCGCTAATAAAATCCCCGTGACCTTAAAGAAGCAAGTTCAAGCTCTGATAAAAGCCAAGTATTACGACTTTAACATGCTTCATATGGCAGACATGCTGGAAGTGTTTGAAGGCATCAAAGTAAAGCGAGAGACACTTCGTACCTGGGCGCACGAAATCCATCATGTAAAACGAGCTAAACATCGCCGCTCCAAAGTAAGAAGACGACGAGAGCGCATGGAGGCAGAAGGCTTAATGCTGCAAATGGACGGCAGCACTCACCTTTGGTTCGGGGACAAAAAATCCTGCCTTATCGCTATGATTGATGACGCAACCAGTGACGTTCATGCGGAGTTCTTTCCTTCAGAAACTACGGAAGGGTGCCTCAAAGTAATGAAGGCTTATATCGAAAAAAAGGGGCTTTTTAAGACGCTTTATGTTGATAGAGCGGGTATCTTTGGTGGACCAAAACGCTGCCACTTCTCTCAGATGCAACGAGCCTGCGAAGAGCTTGGTATAGAAATTATTTTTGCCAACTCCCCCCAAGGAAAAGGGCGTATCGAACACGCCTTCGATACGTTCCAAGATCGTCTCGTCCCTGAGTTAAGACTGGCGGGGGTCACCGATATGAATAGCGCAAATGATTACCTGCAAAACACTTTCATCCCTGACTATTGGGCGACAACCCTCACCGTCAACGCTAAGCAGGTGCGCTCGGAACATAGGCCCGTTCCGAAACACCTAAACCTCGATGCGATATGTATCCAAAAAGAATATCGAAAAATCCGTCGGGACCATACCTTCAGTTATGGTAACGCAATGTACCAAATTACCTCTCCGTTAAGGCACTCTATCGTGAGTCAACAAGTTGAGCTACGTAAGCAACTTGATGGGAACTTCACCGCTTACTTTGCTGACCGAGAGCTGTCCATTAAAGAGCTTGTTGAGCCTAGCTCTAGGAAAGAATACGGGGAAGAAGTTCAGAAAAAGCTCGATGCTATTGAACTTGCCAAGGAGTTAGGAAATGTGAGAGAAGCTGCTCGGCAGAGCGGTTGCTCTGTCAAAAGCATTCACAACAACCGTCAACTTCTCGAAGCACACGGTCCATTAGCTTTGAAACGTATGTATGGCCAACCAAGGCACAGTATCCGCATCGATGAGAAGACTCGAAATGTCGTCATCTCATTAACGCTCAAATTACCTCATCTAACATCGATCAGGATCAGTGGTGAGATGAGAAAGCGATTTAACATCTCGATTAGTCACTCAACAGTAAGGAACATCTGGCTTGAAGAAAAGCTGAATACAAGAGAGTTACGGGAAGCTCGTGCCGAGGCATCAATTATCGAATAA